Proteins encoded together in one Nitrospirota bacterium window:
- a CDS encoding TIGR02757 family protein — protein sequence MGYPGLKEILDNLYSTYDFSERLLHDPVKFPHQYKEKRDIEVAAFIASAFAYGRVTLFTPVIDRILALMGKNPAGFIANFDPKKDARRFDGIKYRFNNTEDIVCLIYVLSAILGRYGSVEGAFLEAYDGRAVSTSISGMVRYVLSLDKTPVYGQDMNPVGFKQFFPSPERGSSCKRMNLFLRWMVRSGDIDFGIWKGISRNRLVIPLDTHIARISQCLGLTGRKSRDWKMAEEITESLRRLDPEDPLKYDFALCHQGIMGLCRDGACTGDRSACPVVNL from the coding sequence TTGGGTTACCCCGGACTTAAAGAAATCCTTGATAATTTATATAGCACCTATGATTTCAGTGAAAGGCTCCTTCATGACCCCGTTAAATTTCCCCACCAATACAAAGAGAAAAGAGATATAGAAGTTGCCGCCTTTATTGCCTCAGCCTTTGCCTACGGAAGGGTAACCCTCTTCACCCCAGTGATTGACAGGATATTGGCCCTCATGGGGAAAAACCCTGCCGGCTTTATTGCCAACTTTGACCCCAAAAAAGATGCCCGCCGGTTTGATGGTATAAAATACAGGTTCAATAATACCGAGGACATAGTCTGTCTGATTTATGTGCTCTCAGCCATACTCGGAAGATATGGTTCTGTTGAGGGAGCTTTTCTTGAGGCATATGACGGCAGGGCGGTTTCAACTTCAATCTCAGGTATGGTCAGGTATGTCCTGTCTCTGGATAAAACCCCTGTATACGGTCAGGATATGAACCCGGTGGGGTTTAAACAGTTTTTTCCCTCCCCTGAAAGAGGGAGTTCCTGCAAGAGGATGAACCTCTTTCTGCGGTGGATGGTCAGAAGCGGGGATATTGATTTCGGCATTTGGAAGGGGATTTCCAGAAACCGGCTCGTTATCCCCCTTGATACACATATTGCAAGGATCAGCCAATGTCTCGGTCTCACCGGCAGGAAGAGCCGGGACTGGAAGATGGCCGAGGAGATTACAGAAAGCCTCAGGAGGCTTGACCCCGAAGACCCGTTAAAATATGATTTCGCCCTCTGTCATCAGGGGATTATGGGGTTGTGCCGAGATGGGGCCTGCACGGGTGATCGTTCAGCCTGTCCTGTTGTAAATTTGTGA
- the rnr gene encoding ribonuclease R → MIDKESVLKFFSTCSHPLSFKEAISQMGLDRKEARHLRNILQGLVKSGELIMTRQGRYGTPEEMSLVKGYFEAHRDGYGFVIPEDPGQRDVFVPSKATLGAMEGDRVIVRIENPKKRDGRILRILERAQTRLVGTLEITKGVSFLRPKRRDIPFDIYIAPKDRKNAKNGDMVVAEILTYPTDKRPPSGKVIKMLKKPEIPAEEVESIIDEFNLPRKFPADVTKEAKSLSAEIPDDMPGRRKDLQKLPTVTIDGERAKDFDDAISIKLRKFGYTLYVHIADVGYYVPWESVIDREAKKRGTSVYLPDRVVPMLPKKLSEDICSLKPKVPRFAFTVEMDFSRDGVRINQRFYPSIIRSDERMTYTQVKEILVDEDRKLRKRYDYLLKEFELMEELCGVMRERRLKRGSLDFDLPEPEVLLDIRGNPEAIVVAERNFAHMIIEEFMIAANETVAENLSAMGVPSIYRIHEPPDQSKMDDILKVVKAVTNIRKKHLNVKDLPYILEKVRGRPEEDVVNYIVLRSLKQARYSIQNVGHFGLASECYTHFTSPIRRYSDLVVHRILREVLGRKKMKDERMKELEEALPSTAFHCSRRERIADDAERAVVAAMRAWFMKGKVGEELVARIVGVTPQGIKVRLKDFYVDGFLHVSYLTDDYYIYNERNLQLVGRRKKRRFSIGDEITVRVDKVDLDQREIIFGLPRT, encoded by the coding sequence ATGATAGATAAAGAAAGCGTCCTTAAATTTTTCAGCACCTGCAGCCATCCCCTGAGCTTTAAGGAGGCCATCTCACAGATGGGCCTTGACCGCAAGGAGGCGAGACACCTGAGGAATATCCTCCAGGGGCTTGTCAAGAGCGGTGAACTTATCATGACCCGGCAGGGCAGGTATGGCACTCCTGAAGAGATGAGCCTTGTGAAGGGTTATTTTGAGGCACACAGGGATGGTTATGGCTTTGTTATTCCTGAGGACCCCGGGCAGAGGGATGTATTTGTGCCTTCAAAGGCAACCCTTGGTGCAATGGAGGGTGACAGGGTGATCGTGAGGATTGAAAATCCCAAGAAGCGGGATGGAAGGATCCTCAGGATACTTGAGCGTGCCCAGACAAGGCTGGTTGGGACCCTTGAGATAACAAAGGGTGTATCTTTTCTGCGGCCAAAAAGGAGGGACATCCCCTTTGATATATATATTGCACCCAAAGACAGGAAGAATGCGAAGAACGGGGATATGGTGGTTGCAGAGATCCTGACTTATCCCACGGACAAGAGGCCTCCTTCGGGAAAGGTTATAAAGATGTTGAAGAAACCGGAGATTCCTGCCGAGGAGGTAGAGTCCATAATTGATGAATTCAATCTCCCGAGGAAGTTCCCTGCTGATGTTACAAAGGAGGCAAAATCGCTTTCTGCAGAGATTCCCGATGATATGCCGGGCAGGAGAAAAGACCTGCAGAAACTGCCCACCGTCACCATTGACGGCGAAAGGGCAAAGGATTTTGACGATGCCATATCAATAAAGCTCAGGAAGTTCGGCTATACCCTTTACGTCCATATAGCTGATGTGGGGTATTACGTGCCCTGGGAGAGTGTTATTGACAGGGAGGCGAAAAAGAGGGGGACAAGCGTCTATCTTCCGGACAGGGTAGTGCCCATGCTTCCAAAAAAACTCTCTGAGGATATATGCAGCTTAAAGCCGAAAGTTCCAAGGTTTGCCTTTACAGTGGAGATGGACTTTTCCCGCGATGGAGTGAGGATTAATCAGAGGTTTTATCCGAGTATTATCCGGAGCGACGAGAGGATGACTTATACGCAGGTGAAGGAAATACTCGTTGACGAAGACAGGAAACTGAGGAAGCGGTATGATTATCTCCTGAAAGAGTTTGAGCTCATGGAAGAGTTATGCGGTGTTATGAGAGAGAGGCGGCTCAAGAGGGGAAGCCTTGACTTTGATCTTCCGGAGCCGGAGGTGTTGCTTGACATAAGGGGCAATCCCGAGGCCATTGTTGTAGCAGAGAGGAACTTTGCCCATATGATTATAGAGGAGTTCATGATTGCTGCCAATGAGACCGTAGCAGAGAATCTCTCGGCAATGGGTGTGCCGTCTATTTACAGGATACATGAGCCTCCTGATCAGAGCAAGATGGATGATATCCTGAAGGTGGTAAAGGCCGTAACCAACATCAGGAAAAAGCATTTGAATGTAAAGGACCTGCCTTACATCCTGGAGAAGGTCAGGGGCAGGCCTGAAGAGGATGTCGTCAACTATATAGTCCTCCGTTCACTGAAGCAGGCCCGCTACTCTATCCAGAATGTCGGCCACTTTGGCCTTGCATCAGAGTGCTATACCCATTTCACTTCACCCATAAGGCGTTATTCAGACCTTGTTGTCCACAGGATACTCAGGGAGGTGCTGGGGAGAAAAAAGATGAAGGATGAGAGGATGAAAGAGCTTGAAGAGGCCCTCCCAAGTACTGCCTTTCATTGCTCCAGGAGGGAAAGGATTGCTGACGATGCAGAGAGGGCAGTAGTGGCTGCCATGCGTGCATGGTTTATGAAGGGTAAGGTCGGCGAGGAGCTTGTTGCAAGGATAGTCGGTGTTACCCCGCAGGGCATAAAGGTGAGGCTCAAGGATTTCTATGTTGATGGTTTCCTGCATGTATCCTACCTGACTGATGACTACTATATTTATAATGAGAGAAACCTCCAGCTTGTCGGAAGGCGGAAGAAGAGAAGATTTTCCATCGGGGATGAGATTACCGTAAGGGTTGACAAGGTGGATCTGGATCAACGGGAGATCATCTTTGGGTTACCCCGGACTTAA
- the fbp gene encoding class 1 fructose-bisphosphatase — MGQLGMDLNRFILEEERRYSHATGSLSLALTAMETATKIIASHVRMAGLADILGKAGRVNVQGEEVQKLDEMSNKMMVRHLSDSGQFYALASEELDEAIFPEKGKDGKYIIAFDPLDGSSNIDVNVNIGTIFSIHKKVSGTVEDFFQEGYKQVAAGYVVYGSSTMMVYSTGNGVTGFTLDPAVGLFLLSHPDMRLPERGKTYSINESNYPGWDDGLRKYIDSLKQKGYTARYIGSMVADVHRTLIKGGVFAYPADSKSKSGKLRLLYEASPMAFLIEHAGGKATTGKEDILKVKPESLHQRVPLFLGSRAEIEELLDYV; from the coding sequence ATGGGACAGTTAGGGATGGATTTAAACAGGTTTATTCTTGAGGAGGAACGGAGGTATTCACATGCCACGGGCTCATTATCTCTGGCCCTCACGGCAATGGAAACAGCCACAAAGATTATAGCCTCTCATGTCAGGATGGCAGGTCTTGCCGATATACTGGGAAAGGCCGGAAGGGTCAATGTCCAGGGAGAAGAGGTTCAGAAACTTGATGAAATGTCAAATAAAATGATGGTCAGGCATCTTTCAGACAGTGGGCAGTTTTATGCGCTTGCCTCGGAAGAGCTTGACGAGGCCATTTTCCCGGAAAAGGGGAAGGATGGCAAATATATTATAGCCTTTGACCCCCTGGATGGTTCGTCAAATATTGATGTGAACGTAAATATCGGAACAATCTTTTCGATTCATAAAAAGGTCAGTGGAACTGTTGAGGATTTTTTTCAGGAGGGGTATAAACAGGTTGCAGCAGGTTATGTGGTTTACGGTTCTTCAACAATGATGGTTTACTCCACCGGCAACGGAGTGACCGGATTTACTCTTGATCCGGCAGTCGGGTTATTCCTGTTGTCTCACCCTGATATGAGACTTCCTGAAAGGGGAAAGACATATTCCATAAATGAGTCGAATTATCCGGGATGGGACGATGGATTGAGGAAGTATATTGACTCTTTAAAGCAGAAAGGGTACACTGCAAGATATATAGGCTCCATGGTTGCTGATGTACACAGGACCCTGATAAAGGGTGGTGTTTTTGCCTATCCGGCGGACAGTAAGAGCAAAAGCGGCAAGCTCAGGCTCCTTTACGAGGCATCGCCAATGGCTTTTCTCATAGAACATGCAGGGGGAAAGGCAACAACAGGAAAGGAAGATATACTGAAGGTCAAACCGGAGTCACTGCATCAGAGGGTTCCCCTCTTCCTGGGCAGCAGGGCGGAGATAGAAGAGTTGCTGGATTATGTCTGA
- a CDS encoding RNA methyltransferase has product MPNWKDNIYFTLVNPSEPGNIGAAARAIRNTGFSNLELINPPENHTEGHDFWLACHATDTLRDAAVYDSMDKALKDKALIVGTSRRAGRKRGLLFPLKEGVKEMVKAAGKNRVAILFGREDRGLTNEEVDKCGFLMHIPTAADAPSLNLAQAVLLVAYELACRTPAAESPALIPHEEMQQLFEHIRKTLKLLEYIPRGDRDMEDRIMRNLRHVLGRSGLTPWEGGMVRGICKRIEQVVNGDGEFRAKSKGINVK; this is encoded by the coding sequence ATGCCAAACTGGAAAGACAACATATACTTTACACTCGTAAACCCCTCTGAGCCCGGCAATATAGGGGCTGCTGCAAGGGCCATCAGGAACACGGGGTTTTCAAACCTTGAGCTGATTAACCCGCCTGAAAATCATACCGAAGGCCATGATTTCTGGCTTGCCTGTCACGCCACAGACACACTCAGGGATGCGGCAGTTTATGACTCCATGGATAAGGCCCTGAAGGACAAGGCCCTGATAGTCGGCACATCAAGGAGGGCGGGCAGGAAAAGGGGTCTGCTCTTTCCGCTCAAGGAAGGGGTAAAAGAGATGGTGAAGGCGGCTGGAAAGAACAGGGTGGCCATACTCTTTGGCAGGGAGGACAGGGGGCTTACAAATGAAGAGGTGGACAAGTGCGGTTTCCTCATGCATATACCCACTGCTGCAGATGCCCCGTCACTCAACCTTGCCCAGGCAGTCCTTCTTGTGGCATATGAGCTTGCCTGCCGGACACCGGCGGCTGAAAGCCCCGCTCTTATCCCGCATGAAGAGATGCAGCAGCTCTTTGAGCATATCAGGAAGACATTAAAACTCCTTGAGTATATCCCCAGGGGAGACAGGGACATGGAAGATAGGATAATGCGCAACCTGAGGCACGTGCTCGGCCGCTCCGGGCTCACACCATGGGAGGGAGGGATGGTCCGCGGCATCTGCAAGAGGATAGAGCAGGTAGTTAATGGAGATGGGGAGTTCAGAGCAAAGAGTAAAGGGATTAATGTAAAATAA
- the leuD gene encoding 3-isopropylmalate dehydratase small subunit yields the protein MLIKGRTWRFGADIDTDAIIPARYLNTSDPEELARHVMEDADPGFPEKVKAGDIIVADKNFGCGSSREHAPIAIKAAGIQAVVAKSFARIFYRNAFNIGLPIFESSEASEKIREGDEIEIDADSGLIRNLTRNEQYQAKPIPSFMQELIKAGGLVEWTRRKIKAA from the coding sequence ATGTTGATTAAAGGCAGGACGTGGAGGTTTGGGGCGGATATTGATACTGATGCCATCATACCTGCACGGTATCTCAACACATCAGACCCTGAGGAGCTTGCAAGGCACGTTATGGAAGACGCAGATCCGGGGTTTCCGGAGAAGGTGAAAGCCGGGGATATTATAGTTGCAGACAAGAACTTCGGCTGCGGGTCATCGCGGGAGCATGCACCGATTGCAATCAAGGCTGCCGGTATACAGGCGGTAGTGGCAAAGAGTTTTGCAAGGATATTTTATCGTAATGCCTTTAATATAGGTCTTCCCATCTTTGAGTCTTCCGAGGCATCAGAGAAGATACGGGAAGGGGATGAGATAGAGATAGATGCCGACTCAGGACTTATCAGAAACCTGACAAGGAACGAGCAGTATCAGGCAAAACCCATCCCCTCATTTATGCAGGAGCTTATCAAGGCAGGAGGTCTGGTAGAGTGGACACGCAGAAAGATAAAGGCAGCGTAA
- the glgB gene encoding 1,4-alpha-glucan branching protein GlgB, which produces MDTQKDKGSVTTGRPFLTDYDLYLFGEGNHLRIYEKLGAHVIEVDGRKGVHFALWAPNAKKVSVIGSFNNWNPSAHKLKTPGPSGVWTLFIPDIGVGELYKFHIKSRINGVIRIKSDPYAFYSEVRPKTASIVYDIDRYQWNDRQWIDERNSTDYLQKPLNIYEVHLGSWKRKPDGGFLTYREFAVELIPYVKELGYTHIELLPITEHPLDASWGYQSTGYFAPTSRFGTPEDFMFFVDRCHQAGVGVILDWVPGHFPKDDHALRFFDGTCLYEYEDPRKGEHKEWGTLIFNYGRNEVANFLKASAFFWLDRYHLDGLRVDAVASMLYLDYSRQDGEWIPNIYGGNENLEAIDFLKKFNEVVHLHFPGVITVAEESTAWPGVSRPTYLGGLGFTMKWNMGWMHDTLEYFTKDPVFRKYHHSNLTFGLIYAFTENFVLPLSHDEVVHGKKSLLDKMPGDAWQKFANLRTLYGFMYGHPGKKLLFMGGEFGQWWEWNQDSELQWHLLKEGKYHGGIRRFVTDLNNLYITEPPLYEVDFKQEGFEWIDFSDADQSVLSFIRRAENTEDFLVFICNFTPVPRYKYMVGVPEPGFYKEVLNSDSAIYGGSDMGNLGGVETVDDSVHGRPYSLEITLPPLSVLILKRETSWQANRLAGIRP; this is translated from the coding sequence GTGGACACGCAGAAAGATAAAGGCAGCGTAACAACAGGTCGTCCCTTTCTGACCGATTACGACCTCTACCTCTTTGGTGAAGGAAACCACCTCAGGATCTACGAGAAACTCGGGGCCCATGTAATCGAGGTTGACGGCAGAAAGGGTGTGCATTTTGCTCTCTGGGCTCCAAACGCCAAAAAGGTAAGCGTTATCGGGTCATTCAACAACTGGAACCCCTCTGCTCACAAGTTGAAAACACCCGGCCCTTCCGGGGTATGGACACTCTTTATTCCGGATATTGGGGTGGGTGAGTTATACAAGTTCCACATCAAATCAAGGATAAACGGGGTTATAAGGATAAAGAGCGACCCCTATGCCTTCTACTCAGAGGTAAGGCCAAAGACCGCCAGCATTGTTTACGACATAGACCGGTATCAATGGAATGACCGGCAATGGATTGACGAAAGAAACAGTACCGACTATCTCCAAAAACCCCTCAACATATATGAGGTGCACCTTGGTTCATGGAAGAGGAAACCCGACGGCGGCTTTCTTACATATCGTGAATTTGCCGTGGAGCTGATACCTTATGTCAAGGAACTCGGCTATACCCATATAGAGCTCCTTCCCATCACCGAGCATCCCCTTGATGCTTCCTGGGGATACCAGAGCACGGGTTATTTTGCACCGACAAGCAGGTTCGGCACACCTGAGGACTTTATGTTCTTTGTCGACAGGTGTCATCAGGCCGGGGTAGGTGTTATCCTCGACTGGGTTCCCGGACACTTCCCGAAGGATGATCATGCGTTAAGGTTTTTCGACGGGACCTGCCTCTATGAATATGAAGACCCGCGAAAGGGGGAGCATAAGGAATGGGGCACGCTGATATTCAACTACGGCAGAAACGAGGTAGCAAATTTCCTCAAGGCATCCGCCTTCTTCTGGCTTGACAGGTACCATCTTGACGGACTCAGGGTCGATGCCGTAGCCTCAATGCTCTATCTCGACTATTCAAGACAGGACGGCGAGTGGATTCCAAACATTTACGGCGGCAACGAAAACCTCGAGGCCATAGATTTTCTGAAGAAGTTTAACGAGGTTGTACACCTGCACTTTCCAGGGGTTATAACCGTTGCAGAGGAATCCACGGCCTGGCCCGGGGTCTCCAGGCCCACATATCTTGGCGGACTCGGATTTACAATGAAATGGAATATGGGGTGGATGCACGACACACTTGAGTATTTCACAAAAGACCCGGTATTCAGAAAATACCACCACAGCAACCTCACGTTCGGACTCATTTACGCATTCACTGAAAACTTCGTCCTCCCGCTCTCACACGACGAGGTGGTTCACGGCAAGAAGTCGCTGCTGGACAAGATGCCGGGAGATGCATGGCAAAAATTTGCCAACCTCCGCACACTCTATGGATTCATGTACGGACACCCCGGCAAAAAGCTCCTCTTCATGGGAGGGGAGTTCGGACAGTGGTGGGAATGGAATCAGGATTCTGAATTACAGTGGCATCTGCTTAAGGAAGGGAAATATCACGGGGGTATCAGGCGGTTCGTCACAGACCTCAACAACCTCTACATCACAGAGCCCCCCCTTTACGAGGTGGACTTCAAACAGGAGGGGTTTGAGTGGATTGACTTCTCTGATGCCGACCAGAGTGTACTCTCCTTTATCCGGAGAGCAGAAAACACCGAAGACTTCCTTGTTTTTATATGCAACTTCACCCCTGTACCGCGATACAAATACATGGTCGGAGTACCTGAACCAGGGTTCTATAAAGAGGTACTCAACAGCGATTCAGCAATATACGGCGGCTCTGACATGGGCAACCTCGGAGGCGTTGAGACAGTGGATGACTCTGTGCACGGACGCCCCTACTCATTGGAGATTACTCTGCCCCCCCTCAGCGTCCTGATTTTAAAGAGGGAAACAAGCTGGCAGGCTAACAGGCTGGCTGGCATCAGGCCCTGA
- a CDS encoding phosphomannomutase gives MEFESAEECWKAIQKSLNTDLLPEIERFARENNTPSRIVFGTSGWRGEIGTDFTFHNIRVVTQAIINTLGMEKSEIREALGTSDFDDVRRRGIIVGHDNRFLGPEFAKEVMGMLASEGIRLYYAGETTTPELSASIVMRNAACSVNITPSHNPSNYSGLKFNPSDGGPAGSEITDVIQAEANALMQKGGVQDGRGSAEGIDYEEIDTTGLYITFLRSRGTVNLEKVRKFVADTDCLIVVDHVHGATRKRPERLLGVSGRPGEKLVLLRTEDDFLFGGVAPEPSARNMEGVERVLNASTAGCRLGVIMDPDGDRIRFADHTMQIPMNYFGAMALHFLHVHKGIKGIAVKSVGTSNFVNAIAERHGITVRETKVGFKNFRPYLLPDAPERAIVAFEESDGISGYNHTLEKDALFALLLAIEMVATTGMNLSDYLKELMDEYGHYYPDRSGIEVDRSLIGEPLKKKLSIIRDRYPAGSTIQIGDRSLKVKDLITVDGTKIVLEDGSWLMIRPSGTEPKVRFYIEARTIEEKEAIFKTAARLTEEAIRA, from the coding sequence ATGGAGTTTGAGAGTGCGGAGGAGTGCTGGAAGGCCATTCAGAAAAGTTTAAACACGGATCTTTTGCCGGAGATAGAGCGTTTTGCACGGGAAAATAATACCCCATCCCGGATTGTATTTGGCACATCCGGATGGAGGGGAGAGATAGGGACTGATTTTACCTTTCATAATATCAGGGTGGTTACGCAGGCAATCATCAATACCCTCGGGATGGAGAAATCCGAGATAAGAGAGGCTCTTGGCACATCGGACTTTGATGATGTCAGGCGCAGGGGGATAATCGTAGGGCACGACAATCGCTTTCTGGGGCCCGAGTTTGCAAAAGAGGTTATGGGGATGCTTGCCTCTGAGGGGATAAGGCTCTATTATGCCGGTGAGACCACCACCCCTGAGTTGTCGGCCTCCATAGTGATGCGCAATGCCGCATGTTCAGTAAATATCACGCCTTCACATAATCCTTCCAATTATTCAGGTCTCAAGTTTAACCCCTCGGACGGAGGTCCGGCCGGCTCTGAAATAACGGATGTGATTCAGGCAGAGGCAAACGCCCTGATGCAGAAAGGCGGTGTGCAGGACGGAAGGGGCAGTGCAGAGGGGATAGATTATGAGGAGATAGATACTACCGGACTCTACATCACATTTCTCAGAAGCCGTGGGACAGTGAACCTGGAGAAGGTCAGGAAATTCGTGGCAGACACGGACTGCCTGATCGTGGTTGATCACGTCCATGGTGCAACGAGGAAGAGGCCGGAAAGATTGCTGGGAGTTTCAGGAAGACCGGGCGAAAAACTTGTCTTGCTGAGGACGGAAGACGATTTTCTCTTCGGGGGAGTGGCTCCGGAGCCGTCGGCACGTAATATGGAGGGTGTTGAGCGCGTTTTGAATGCAAGCACTGCGGGATGCAGGCTCGGAGTAATCATGGACCCTGACGGTGACAGGATAAGGTTTGCCGACCATACGATGCAGATACCGATGAATTATTTTGGTGCAATGGCCCTGCATTTCCTTCATGTCCATAAGGGAATAAAGGGTATTGCGGTAAAATCCGTTGGAACGAGTAATTTTGTCAATGCAATTGCAGAGAGACATGGAATTACAGTAAGGGAGACGAAGGTGGGATTTAAAAACTTCCGCCCCTATCTGCTGCCGGATGCCCCTGAACGGGCGATAGTCGCGTTTGAGGAGTCTGACGGCATCTCCGGCTATAACCATACCCTTGAAAAGGATGCCCTCTTTGCGCTCCTCCTTGCAATAGAGATGGTTGCAACTACGGGAATGAACCTGAGCGACTATCTCAAGGAGCTTATGGATGAATATGGTCATTATTATCCTGACCGCTCAGGTATCGAGGTGGACCGTTCCCTTATTGGTGAGCCATTGAAGAAAAAACTCTCCATAATCAGGGATAGATATCCTGCGGGGAGTACAATACAGATTGGTGACAGGTCATTGAAGGTGAAGGACCTGATAACCGTTGACGGAACCAAGATCGTGCTTGAGGACGGCTCCTGGCTGATGATCAGGCCGTCGGGAACCGAGCCAAAGGTGAGGTTTTATATTGAGGCAAGGACGATTGAGGAGAAAGAGGCGATATTTAAGACTGCAGCCAGGCTGACTGAAGAGGCGATCAGGGCCTGA
- a CDS encoding 3-isopropylmalate dehydrogenase, producing MSNSYSIAVIPGDGTGPEVVREGMKVLESASERFGFKLNFTHYDLGGERYLRTGETLPDGVIEDLRKHDAILLGAIGHPDVKPGVLEQGILLRLRFELDQYINLRPIKLYPGVECPLKDKGPEHIDFVVVRENTEGLYVGGGAFLRKGTANEVAIQESVNTRLGAERCIRYAMQYCRKRDKRKKLTLCGKTNVLTYAWDLWQRTFNEVAKEYPDIETDYAHVDAITMWFVKNPEWFDVIVTDNMFGDIITDLGAMIQGGMGIAAGGNINPEGVSMFEPIGGSAPKYTGKNIINPLAAISAGGMMLEHLGEDAAAETIEKAVMEVTGKHLESLAAGRMGYSTTEVGDLVADYVGKL from the coding sequence ATGTCAAATTCTTACAGTATTGCCGTTATTCCCGGTGACGGGACAGGCCCTGAAGTAGTCAGGGAAGGGATGAAGGTACTGGAGTCGGCATCGGAGAGGTTCGGGTTCAAGCTCAACTTCACTCACTACGACCTGGGGGGAGAGCGGTATCTCAGAACAGGTGAGACCCTTCCGGACGGCGTTATTGAAGACCTCAGGAAACACGATGCCATACTACTGGGGGCCATAGGACACCCTGATGTAAAACCCGGAGTTCTGGAGCAGGGGATTTTGCTGAGACTCCGCTTTGAGCTTGACCAGTACATAAATCTGAGACCCATAAAGCTATACCCGGGCGTTGAGTGTCCACTTAAAGACAAGGGCCCCGAGCACATAGACTTTGTGGTGGTCAGGGAAAATACCGAAGGACTTTATGTGGGCGGCGGGGCCTTCCTGAGAAAGGGAACAGCAAATGAGGTTGCCATACAGGAGTCGGTCAATACAAGGCTCGGTGCAGAAAGGTGCATAAGGTATGCAATGCAATACTGCCGGAAACGGGACAAGAGAAAGAAACTGACACTCTGCGGAAAGACCAATGTCCTCACCTATGCCTGGGACCTCTGGCAGAGGACATTTAATGAGGTGGCAAAAGAATATCCCGACATAGAGACTGACTATGCACATGTGGACGCAATAACAATGTGGTTTGTGAAAAACCCTGAGTGGTTTGATGTAATAGTCACAGACAATATGTTCGGTGACATCATAACCGACCTCGGCGCCATGATACAGGGCGGAATGGGCATAGCTGCAGGCGGAAACATCAACCCCGAAGGCGTCAGCATGTTTGAGCCCATAGGGGGGTCGGCACCCAAATATACGGGAAAGAATATAATAAACCCCCTTGCAGCCATCAGTGCCGGCGGAATGATGCTTGAGCACCTTGGCGAGGACGCAGCAGCAGAGACGATAGAGAAGGCCGTAATGGAAGTGACCGGCAAACACCTTGAGAGCCTCGCTGCCGGCAGGATGGGCTATAGCACCACTGAGGTGGGCGACCTTGTTGCAGACTATGTCGGGAAGCTTTAA
- a CDS encoding aspartate-semialdehyde dehydrogenase, translated as MLEKKEQYRVAVVGATGAVGEEMISVLEERHFPVEELLPFASERSAGTRIEFRGKETVVSLLEEDSFKGVDIALFSAGGERSKTWAPVAARSGCVVIDNSSAWRMDPDVPLVVPEVNPGDISRHKGIIANPNCSTIQMVMALKPIHDAAGIKRVVVTTFQSVSGTGKKAMDELLKQTTDMLGFNSVECKVYPHQIAFNVLPHIDGFLDNGYTKEEMKMVNETRKILGDDSIRVTATTVRVPVFRCHAESVNVETEKKLAADDVRALLAAFPGIVVFDAPEKNIYPLPVDTAGKDDVYIGRVREDESIENGINMWIVADNLRKGAALNAVQIAERLIKTA; from the coding sequence ATGCTTGAGAAAAAGGAACAATATAGAGTTGCCGTTGTTGGCGCAACAGGCGCTGTTGGTGAGGAGATGATATCCGTTCTTGAGGAAAGACACTTTCCTGTGGAAGAGCTGCTCCCCTTTGCATCCGAAAGGTCAGCGGGTACAAGAATAGAGTTCAGGGGAAAAGAGACGGTGGTCAGCCTGCTGGAGGAGGACTCTTTTAAGGGAGTTGATATCGCCCTGTTTTCAGCAGGCGGAGAAAGGTCAAAAACATGGGCACCTGTGGCCGCCCGTTCAGGATGTGTGGTAATCGACAACTCCTCTGCATGGCGCATGGACCCTGACGTGCCACTCGTGGTACCGGAGGTCAACCCCGGGGACATCAGCAGGCACAAGGGCATAATTGCAAATCCGAACTGTTCAACCATTCAGATGGTGATGGCACTCAAACCGATACATGATGCTGCAGGGATAAAGAGGGTGGTTGTTACAACTTTTCAGTCCGTCTCCGGCACAGGAAAAAAGGCGATGGACGAGCTTCTCAAACAGACCACGGACATGCTTGGTTTCAACTCTGTTGAGTGTAAGGTCTATCCGCACCAGATCGCATTTAATGTCCTGCCGCACATTGACGGTTTCCTTGATAACGGTTATACGAAAGAAGAGATGAAGATGGTCAATGAGACTAGAAAGATACTGGGGGATGACTCAATCAGGGTAACTGCTACAACCGTAAGGGTCCCAGTCTTCAGGTGTCATGCCGAGAGTGTAAATGTTGAAACCGAAAAAAAGCTTGCAGCCGATGACGTCCGGGCACTGCTTGCGGCCTTCCCCGGGATTGTAGTATTTGATGCCCCCGAGAAGAACATTTATCCACTCCCTGTTGATACGGCCGGAAAAGACGACGTTTATATCGGCAGGGTAAGGGAGGATGAATCCATTGAAAATGGCATCAACATGTGGATAGTGGCAGATAACCTCAGAAAAGGCGCAGCCCTGAATGCCGTACAGATTGCAGAGAGACTGATTAAGACCGCATGA